One Helicobacter ganmani genomic region harbors:
- a CDS encoding YqhA family protein: protein MWNARLFIILAVILSLVGSILLFIVASVDILKVAKQTYLYYIGSLGADADIHHLLLNVIIMAVDLYLIAVVLLIFSFGLYELFIAKIQIKDENNSKVLEIHTLDQLKDKLAKVIVMALIVAFFSKVLNMGMKNTQDMLFFAISILALAVGLYFLHKDSKH from the coding sequence ATGTGGAATGCGCGGCTTTTTATTATTTTAGCCGTCATTTTATCTCTTGTTGGTTCTATTTTATTGTTTATCGTTGCGAGTGTAGATATACTCAAAGTCGCAAAGCAAACCTATTTGTATTATATTGGTTCATTGGGGGCAGACGCGGATATTCATCATCTTTTGCTAAATGTAATTATTATGGCAGTGGATTTGTATTTGATTGCAGTGGTGCTGTTGATTTTTTCCTTTGGGCTTTATGAATTGTTTATCGCAAAGATTCAAATTAAAGATGAAAATAATTCCAAAGTGCTAGAGATTCATACCCTAGACCAATTAAAAGATAAGCTCGCAAAAGTCATCGTAATGGCTTTGATTGTAGCATTTTTCTCTAAAGTGCTGAATATGGGAATGAAAAATACGCAAGATATGCTGTTTTTTGCGATTTCTATTTTGGCACTTGCTGTGGGATTGTATTTTCTGCACAAAGACTCTAAGCATTAA
- a CDS encoding class II 3-deoxy-7-phosphoheptulonate synthase — MQNTNWNPKSWRDKIALQQPIYEDLNALEAIEKKLSKYPPLVFAGEARTLKSRLAKVSKGEAFLLQGGDCAESFADFNAIRIRDLFKVILQMAVVLTYAGACPIVKVGRLAGQFAKPRSSDTETSNGITLPSYRGDIINGIAFEKAAREADPKRILQAYNQSAATLNLIRAFAQGGLADLNQVQKWNLNFVNSAQSERFQNMADKITQALAFMEACGITAQNTPTLHETEFFTSHEALLLNYEEALTRKDHLTNKWYDCSAHMLWIGERTRNLDGAHLEFLRGVENPLGVKIGPQASREDILGICEILNPQNEEGRLNFIIRMGAEVIKDKLPKLLESIKKEGREIVWSIDPMHGNTIKASNGYKTRSFDSILDEMKAFFEIHRSIGTYAGGVHLEMTGEDVTECVGGMQAITEENLGCNYNTQCDPRLNASQAVELSFLIADILKKRRV; from the coding sequence ATGCAAAATACAAATTGGAATCCAAAGAGTTGGAGAGACAAAATTGCCCTTCAGCAACCCATTTATGAAGATTTAAATGCGCTAGAAGCCATTGAAAAAAAACTTAGCAAATATCCTCCTTTGGTTTTTGCTGGTGAGGCAAGAACTCTTAAATCTCGTTTGGCAAAAGTTTCCAAAGGTGAGGCATTTTTGCTTCAAGGTGGCGATTGTGCGGAGAGTTTTGCAGATTTTAATGCGATTCGTATTCGGGATTTATTCAAAGTCATCTTGCAAATGGCGGTTGTGCTAACCTATGCGGGAGCTTGTCCAATTGTAAAGGTCGGGAGATTGGCAGGACAATTTGCCAAGCCGCGTTCAAGCGATACAGAAACTTCTAATGGCATCACATTGCCTAGTTATCGTGGGGATATTATCAATGGTATTGCCTTTGAGAAGGCTGCAAGAGAAGCAGATCCTAAACGAATCTTGCAGGCATATAATCAATCCGCAGCTACGCTTAACTTGATTCGCGCCTTTGCGCAAGGAGGTTTAGCAGATTTAAATCAAGTGCAAAAATGGAATCTTAATTTTGTCAATAGTGCGCAAAGCGAACGATTCCAAAATATGGCAGATAAAATTACACAAGCCCTAGCTTTTATGGAGGCTTGTGGAATCACTGCGCAAAATACTCCCACTCTCCACGAAACAGAGTTTTTTACTTCGCACGAAGCCTTATTATTAAATTATGAGGAGGCTTTGACGCGAAAAGACCATTTAACAAATAAATGGTATGATTGTTCAGCACATATGTTGTGGATTGGTGAGCGGACAAGGAATCTTGATGGCGCACATTTAGAGTTTTTGCGTGGTGTAGAAAATCCATTGGGTGTGAAAATTGGACCTCAAGCAAGCAGGGAAGATATTTTGGGTATTTGCGAGATTCTAAATCCTCAAAATGAAGAGGGACGTTTAAATTTCATCATTCGTATGGGTGCAGAAGTCATCAAGGATAAATTGCCAAAACTATTGGAATCCATCAAAAAGGAAGGGCGAGAAATTGTTTGGAGCATTGACCCAATGCACGGCAACACTATCAAGGCTAGCAATGGCTATAAAACACGATCTTTTGATAGTATTTTAGATGAAATGAAAGCGTTTTTTGAGATACACAGAAGTATTGGTACTTACGCTGGAGGCGTGCATTTGGAAATGACAGGAGAAGATGTTACAGAATGTGTAGGTGGTATGCAAGCAATTACAGAAGAAAATTTAGGTTGTAACTATAACACGCAATGCGACCCGCGTCTTAATGCAAGTCAAGCAGTAGAGCTTTCATTTTTGATTGCCGATATTCTAAAGAAGCGTAGGGTGTAG
- a CDS encoding citrate synthase, whose amino-acid sequence MGTITLINNETGEKFDFDLINCTRGPKAVDFSKLFERANIFSYDPGYGSTAGCESTISYIDGKNGQLLYKGIPVEEIVEKYKFTDVAKLLITGEAPKNEQESKEFDLELRHRAFLHEGLINIFSAFPDGGHPMANLSSAVAALSTFHFDHKEMDDEEDYQTMARRIIAKITTLVAFSYRNSIGAPLIYPDVSRSYVENFLYMLRAYPGGRLKYTLKGEEEISALEVEALDKIFTLHADHGQNASTTTVRNVASTGVHPYAAISAGINALWGPAHGGANEKVLVQLEQIGDVKNVDKFVAKAKDKSDSFRLMGFGHRVYKSYDPRAKAIKALKDELNKKGITMNARLSEIAEKLEEVALNDDYFKERNLYPNVDFYSGIILTALKIPVQLFTPMFVIGRMPGWCAQVMEHIKNPHARITRPRQVYLGK is encoded by the coding sequence ATGGGAACGATTACATTAATCAACAATGAAACAGGTGAAAAGTTTGATTTTGACCTTATTAACTGCACGCGCGGTCCTAAGGCAGTAGATTTTAGCAAATTATTCGAACGTGCGAATATTTTTTCTTACGACCCCGGGTATGGTTCAACCGCAGGTTGTGAATCCACAATTAGCTATATAGATGGTAAAAATGGGCAATTACTTTACAAAGGAATCCCAGTTGAAGAGATTGTTGAAAAATATAAATTTACAGATGTGGCAAAATTGCTTATCACAGGAGAAGCTCCAAAGAATGAACAAGAATCCAAAGAATTTGATTTAGAGTTGCGTCATAGAGCTTTTTTGCACGAGGGTTTGATTAATATCTTTAGCGCATTTCCTGATGGAGGACACCCTATGGCAAACTTAAGTTCTGCTGTTGCAGCACTTTCTACTTTCCATTTTGACCACAAGGAAATGGACGACGAGGAAGATTATCAAACAATGGCACGTAGAATCATCGCAAAAATTACGACTTTGGTTGCTTTTTCCTATCGTAATTCTATTGGTGCACCTTTGATTTATCCCGATGTAAGTCGTAGCTATGTAGAGAATTTCCTCTATATGTTGCGTGCGTATCCTGGAGGAAGACTTAAATATACTCTGAAAGGAGAGGAAGAAATCTCCGCACTTGAGGTAGAGGCGTTGGATAAAATCTTTACCCTCCACGCAGACCACGGACAAAATGCTTCTACAACAACAGTGCGCAATGTCGCTTCCACAGGCGTGCATCCTTATGCGGCAATTTCTGCTGGAATCAATGCACTTTGGGGACCTGCACACGGTGGAGCAAATGAGAAAGTTTTGGTGCAGTTAGAGCAAATTGGCGATGTAAAAAATGTAGATAAGTTTGTCGCAAAAGCAAAGGATAAAAGTGATTCCTTTAGATTAATGGGGTTTGGACATCGTGTTTATAAGAGCTATGACCCTCGCGCAAAAGCTATTAAGGCTTTAAAAGATGAGTTAAACAAAAAAGGTATTACAATGAATGCGCGTTTAAGCGAAATTGCGGAGAAACTAGAAGAAGTCGCTTTGAATGACGATTATTTCAAAGAAAGAAATCTTTATCCCAATGTAGATTTTTATAGTGGAATCATTTTGACTGCATTAAAGATTCCTGTGCAGCTTTTTACTCCAATGTTTGTGATTGGTAGAATGCCGGGTTGGTGTGCGCAAGTGATGGAACACATTAAAAATCCACACGCTAGAATCACGCGTCCAAGACAAGTTTATCTAGGTAAGTAG
- a CDS encoding lipopolysaccharide core heptose(II) kinase RfaY, which yields MLLAGGGGINKKYIVKIFSPQSKKKERFIKSFFKGDYYLNLLKETQRIRGDGFVGVNDFYLLAEKKVFNYSNIFIMILEYIEGECISNIILNDEIKTKIKAKVEELHRHNMVMGDIQTSNFILSHGEIRIIDCSGKYPNAYRKAEDRFNLWNRLGIAPTTTDFYCFLVSYEKFLKQQIRLLKRKILYKINPLHLAK from the coding sequence TTGCTTCTAGCGGGGGGGGGGGGGATTAATAAGAAGTATATTGTTAAAATTTTTTCTCCCCAAAGCAAGAAAAAAGAGCGGTTTATAAAATCTTTTTTCAAGGGCGATTATTATTTAAATTTATTAAAAGAAACACAACGCATTCGCGGTGATGGTTTTGTAGGTGTAAATGATTTTTATCTTTTAGCGGAGAAAAAAGTTTTTAATTATTCTAATATTTTTATAATGATTTTGGAGTATATTGAAGGAGAATGTATTTCCAATATTATTTTGAATGATGAGATAAAAACCAAGATTAAAGCTAAAGTAGAGGAATTGCATCGTCATAATATGGTAATGGGGGATATTCAAACAAGTAATTTTATTTTATCTCACGGAGAGATAAGAATCATTGACTGCTCGGGCAAATATCCTAATGCTTATCGCAAAGCAGAGGATAGATTCAATTTATGGAATCGCTTAGGGATTGCTCCAACTACAACAGATTTTTATTGTTTTCTTGTTTCCTATGAGAAATTTTTAAAGCAGCAAATAAGGTTATTGAAAAGAAAAATTTTATACAAAATCAATCCTTTACACTTGGCAAAATAG
- the dapE gene encoding succinyl-diaminopimelate desuccinylase, whose product MQTNKTKSIEVLKQLITYPTITPQECGIYAYIKEILHDFEVLEFDKERVKNLFLYKDLSAQNAESHRSKKTHLCFAGHIDVVPPGEGWASEPFSPTIKEGFLYGRGAQDMKAGVAAFLCAIREFVDCVESQNLQASTKGANAESQNTTSEVSDYGLPQLDESSLATTQEQDSSDSTRLQGFKGILSVLLTSDEEGAAIFGTKYTLECLKERDLLPDFAIVAEPTSVAKFGDMIKVGRRGSINGILRVFGKQGHVAYPKKCVNPVELIAPYLSQIAGYELDKGSAEFEPSKLVITDIRGGLEVVNVTPNDLKIMFNVRNSTQTSLEDLRQYLENLLSKIPHSLELNQSSKPFLTNKQSRIVQRIAKVLESKNGFAPEFSTSGGTSDARYFAEYGVSVVECGVCNDSIHSINERVRLSEVESLQNVFLTLLAQWNL is encoded by the coding sequence ATGCAAACAAACAAAACAAAGAGTATAGAGGTTTTAAAGCAGCTCATCACTTATCCCACAATCACGCCGCAAGAATGTGGAATCTACGCGTATATTAAAGAGATTTTACACGATTTTGAGGTTTTGGAGTTTGACAAAGAGAGAGTAAAGAATCTTTTTTTGTATAAGGATTTAAGTGCGCAAAATGCAGAATCTCATAGGAGCAAAAAAACACATTTGTGCTTTGCGGGGCATATTGATGTTGTGCCACCGGGCGAGGGTTGGGCGAGTGAGCCTTTTAGCCCCACCATAAAGGAGGGATTCCTCTATGGCAGGGGTGCGCAGGATATGAAAGCGGGGGTGGCGGCTTTTTTGTGTGCGATTCGGGAGTTTGTGGATTGTGTGGAATCGCAAAACTTACAAGCCTCTACTAAGGGCGCAAATGCGGAATCGCAAAACACAACAAGCGAAGTTTCAGACTATGGATTACCACAACTTGATGAATCAAGTCTTGCAACGACACAAGAGCAGGATTCTAGCGATTCTACAAGATTACAAGGCTTTAAGGGGATTTTATCGGTGCTTCTTACAAGCGATGAGGAGGGAGCGGCGATTTTTGGGACAAAATATACTTTAGAATGCCTTAAAGAGAGGGATTTGCTGCCTGATTTTGCAATCGTTGCCGAGCCTACAAGCGTGGCGAAATTTGGCGATATGATAAAAGTCGGAAGACGTGGCTCTATCAATGGAATCTTAAGAGTATTTGGCAAACAAGGGCATGTGGCGTATCCTAAAAAATGCGTGAATCCTGTGGAGCTGATTGCGCCCTACCTTTCACAAATCGCAGGATATGAGCTAGACAAAGGAAGTGCGGAGTTTGAGCCAAGTAAGCTTGTGATTACGGATATTCGCGGGGGGTTGGAAGTCGTGAATGTTACGCCTAATGACTTAAAAATAATGTTTAATGTGCGAAATTCTACGCAGACAAGTTTAGAGGATTTGCGCCAATATTTAGAAAACTTACTCTCCAAGATTCCGCATTCTTTGGAATTAAATCAAAGTTCTAAGCCTTTTTTGACAAACAAACAAAGCCGCATTGTGCAAAGAATCGCAAAGGTTTTAGAATCCAAAAACGGCTTTGCTCCGGAGTTTAGCACAAGTGGTGGCACAAGTGATGCGCGGTATTTTGCGGAATATGGAGTGAGCGTAGTGGAATGTGGCGTGTGCAACGATAGCATTCATTCCATTAACGAGCGTGTGCGTTTGAGTGAGGTAGAATCGCTCCAAAATGTTTTTTTGACTTTGTTAGCACAATGGAATCTCTAA
- a CDS encoding M48 family metallopeptidase, with product MRKHLLCSFIALIACMSFSACSSTALTNRSQLMLLNSQEEIALGEQSAKQVLQQSKVSNNQKQAQMIQRVGQRIADVAERPDFVWEFYLLEDEQVNAFCLPGGKVFVYTGLMPLVASDDELAVVLSHEIAHTILRHGAERMSMQTLQQIGGGLLGVIIGSAAPGYSNLFNQAYSIGSNVGVMLPFSRSHELEADKAGILLMQKAGYNPKAAISFWQKMSKNGEKNPSDFLSTHPNDSKRIAEIEKLLAQQEQKK from the coding sequence ATGAGAAAACATTTATTGTGCAGTTTCATTGCTTTGATAGCTTGCATGTCTTTTAGTGCCTGCTCTTCTACTGCTCTTACAAATCGTTCGCAATTAATGCTTTTGAATAGCCAAGAAGAAATCGCATTAGGAGAACAAAGTGCAAAACAAGTTTTACAACAATCCAAAGTCAGCAATAACCAAAAACAAGCACAAATGATTCAGCGCGTTGGACAAAGAATCGCAGATGTCGCGGAGCGTCCGGATTTTGTTTGGGAATTTTATCTTTTAGAGGACGAGCAAGTTAATGCCTTTTGTTTGCCTGGGGGTAAGGTGTTTGTTTATACAGGATTAATGCCCCTTGTTGCAAGTGATGATGAACTTGCTGTCGTATTATCTCACGAGATTGCCCACACGATTCTGCGACACGGAGCAGAACGAATGAGTATGCAGACGCTTCAACAAATCGGAGGGGGATTATTGGGGGTTATCATAGGTTCTGCAGCACCTGGATATAGCAATCTTTTCAATCAAGCTTACAGCATAGGAAGCAATGTAGGCGTAATGTTGCCTTTTAGTCGTTCTCACGAGCTAGAAGCGGATAAAGCGGGTATTCTTTTAATGCAAAAAGCAGGTTACAATCCCAAAGCCGCTATTAGCTTTTGGCAGAAAATGTCAAAAAATGGCGAGAAAAACCCTTCTGACTTCCTCTCTACTCACCCAAACGATTCCAAGCGAATCGCAGAAATTGAAAAATTGCTTGCACAGCAAGAGCAAAAGAAATAA
- a CDS encoding sensor histidine kinase — translation MLSKRSIRGDYTKQITISFIALLAIFSVALYAYLYFNTYGNIKQSLQNQLNHILKNNINYNVGQSFYVQNLNPLQKETWLIEVLDKKIHQDFYTKIESQGNVYFSISSPYRVNKALKITKDITQEVGFLDSLLRSIVLVIFFALILIQLFALAFSNILYKPIQNLSTTLGKLKEHDLESLNSESLPLEFHPLVLSINNLLDRIKSYFGGQKQLFIGIAHELKTPLAVIKTKCEVTLIKEREKEVYINALKENIQSINEMNAIIKTLLDLGRQESAQFEKSSLVDIHKILQNIADNFQILSKKENKQFICKLETGELLVTIKPTLLTQIVQNFLQNAFKFTPKGKSVLMTSQIVHQEILRIVVMDEGCGIDSELEDIYAPFKRSGNKSGAGLGLFLAKNAANALGGSISLQNRLDTNGTIATFELRIANLIK, via the coding sequence TTGCTATCCAAAAGGAGTATAAGAGGAGATTATACTAAACAAATCACAATCTCTTTTATCGCCCTTTTGGCGATATTTTCTGTTGCACTTTATGCTTATCTTTATTTTAATACCTATGGAAACATTAAACAAAGCCTCCAAAATCAATTAAATCATATTTTAAAAAACAATATCAATTATAATGTTGGGCAAAGTTTTTATGTGCAAAATCTCAATCCGCTCCAAAAAGAAACTTGGCTCATTGAGGTTTTAGATAAAAAGATTCATCAAGATTTTTATACAAAAATAGAATCTCAAGGGAATGTTTATTTTTCTATTTCTTCTCCTTATAGAGTTAATAAAGCATTGAAAATTACAAAGGATATCACGCAAGAAGTTGGCTTTTTAGATTCCCTCTTGCGCAGTATTGTTTTGGTGATTTTTTTTGCTTTGATTTTGATTCAGCTCTTTGCGCTTGCTTTTTCAAATATTCTTTATAAGCCTATACAGAATCTTTCTACTACGCTTGGCAAGCTTAAAGAACACGATTTGGAATCTCTTAATAGTGAGAGTTTGCCGCTAGAATTTCATCCTTTGGTGCTTTCTATCAATAATCTTTTGGATAGAATTAAAAGCTATTTTGGAGGACAAAAACAGCTATTTATCGGAATCGCACACGAGCTTAAAACCCCTTTGGCGGTGATTAAGACCAAATGCGAAGTAACGCTTATTAAAGAAAGAGAGAAAGAAGTATATATTAATGCTTTAAAGGAGAATATTCAAAGCATTAATGAAATGAATGCAATCATTAAAACCTTGCTTGATTTGGGGAGACAAGAAAGTGCGCAGTTTGAGAAATCTAGCCTCGTAGATATTCATAAAATTTTACAAAATATTGCAGATAATTTCCAAATTCTTAGCAAAAAAGAAAATAAACAATTTATTTGCAAACTTGAAACAGGGGAACTTTTGGTTACGATTAAACCGACTCTTTTAACGCAAATTGTGCAGAATTTTTTACAAAATGCGTTTAAATTTACTCCTAAGGGCAAAAGCGTTTTGATGACAAGTCAAATTGTTCATCAAGAGATTCTAAGAATCGTTGTAATGGACGAGGGTTGTGGGATTGATTCTGAACTAGAAGATATTTATGCACCCTTTAAACGCTCGGGAAATAAGAGTGGTGCGGGGCTCGGGTTGTTTCTTGCAAAAAATGCAGCTAACGCTTTGGGAGGGAGCATTTCTCTTCAAAATCGTTTGGACACCAATGGCACGATTGCGACTTTTGAACTAAGAATCGCAAATCTAATAAAATAA
- a CDS encoding methyl-accepting chemotaxis protein, translated as MFILNNLKVGVKLICLMLIPLITLIAFSLVLVSERYRIAQESALLKHGVTLATKISLVIHELQKERGTSAGFLGSKGQDFKEALQNQRKLSDEKIKELHDFLQEFNLQTYPKNIQDSLKISLDRMGQINGIRQGVDSLNVKVGDILGYYTGTIASNIQSIVEIINISTNDQITRNLLAYVNFLNAKENAGQERAVLSNTFGADKFAAGIYNRFIALTIAQNIFLEDFKRYASSGDYQYYLKITEDKSFSEVERMRKIAMEHFIDGGFGVKATYWFGTITQKINLLKNVEDRLAKGLMEQITKIEKANFFSFWFMLSIASVVVILTLVVGYLIAHSITFRIRLMRKYLVELKNTKDISKKFVVTKSSDEIGVIQQAMNDFLEAIRQIFLQLAPQSKENLQTSKNLLDSAKEVSGRTQEGFELSNQTEITGKEVGKKLEDNIQKTNATMHDVLAAKEELDNASHTIANFTQNISQDAQMQEDLVHNVSLLDKEAQNIKGILGAIDDIASQTNLLALNAAIEAARAGEHGRGFAVVADEVRQLAERTQKSLNEIDAIINTIVQSISGVSSQITQNAKSFYHIVEESQSIQETISSVVEKIKIISTLAQETIDSSSVLSKDTEMLLENNKTLNQNLQGIASEMNRISSVSNELESRAVEMENKINEFRF; from the coding sequence ATGTTTATTTTAAATAATCTAAAAGTTGGGGTTAAATTAATTTGCTTGATGTTAATTCCTCTGATTACCCTAATTGCCTTTTCGCTTGTTTTAGTCAGCGAACGTTATCGGATTGCACAGGAATCTGCGTTGCTAAAGCATGGTGTAACATTAGCAACTAAGATTTCTCTCGTGATTCACGAATTGCAAAAAGAGCGCGGAACTTCGGCTGGATTTTTGGGTTCAAAAGGTCAAGACTTCAAAGAGGCTCTACAAAATCAACGAAAATTAAGCGACGAAAAAATCAAAGAATTGCACGATTTTTTGCAGGAGTTTAATTTGCAAACTTATCCAAAAAATATTCAAGATTCTTTAAAAATTTCTCTTGATAGAATGGGGCAAATCAATGGGATTCGGCAGGGAGTGGATTCCTTAAATGTTAAAGTGGGAGATATTTTGGGTTATTACACAGGCACGATTGCTTCTAATATTCAATCCATTGTGGAAATTATCAATATTAGCACAAATGACCAAATCACAAGGAATCTCCTCGCCTATGTGAATTTTTTGAATGCAAAAGAAAATGCAGGACAAGAACGCGCCGTGCTTTCTAATACCTTTGGAGCGGATAAGTTTGCAGCAGGTATTTATAATCGTTTTATCGCTTTAACGATTGCGCAAAATATTTTCTTAGAAGATTTTAAACGTTATGCAAGTAGCGGAGATTATCAGTATTATCTTAAAATAACTGAAGATAAGAGTTTTTCTGAAGTGGAAAGAATGCGTAAAATTGCAATGGAACATTTTATAGATGGGGGATTTGGGGTTAAAGCAACTTATTGGTTTGGCACTATTACACAGAAAATCAATCTACTAAAAAATGTTGAAGATAGATTAGCAAAAGGCTTAATGGAACAAATTACAAAGATTGAAAAAGCAAATTTTTTTAGCTTTTGGTTTATGCTTAGTATTGCAAGTGTTGTAGTAATCCTTACTTTGGTAGTAGGTTATTTGATTGCGCATAGTATTACCTTTAGGATTCGTTTAATGCGAAAATATCTAGTTGAATTAAAGAATACAAAAGACATCAGTAAAAAATTTGTGGTTACAAAAAGTTCCGATGAAATAGGCGTAATCCAACAAGCAATGAATGATTTTCTTGAGGCAATTCGGCAAATTTTCTTACAATTAGCTCCACAAAGCAAAGAAAATTTGCAAACTTCCAAGAATTTGCTTGATAGTGCTAAAGAAGTTTCAGGACGCACACAAGAGGGGTTTGAGTTGTCCAATCAGACGGAAATAACTGGTAAAGAAGTAGGGAAAAAGCTAGAGGATAATATCCAAAAAACCAATGCGACAATGCACGATGTGCTTGCGGCAAAAGAGGAATTAGACAATGCGTCCCATACGATTGCGAATTTCACCCAAAACATCTCACAAGACGCACAAATGCAAGAAGATTTGGTGCATAATGTTTCTTTGCTAGACAAAGAAGCGCAAAATATTAAAGGAATCTTAGGCGCGATTGATGATATTGCCTCGCAAACGAATCTTTTGGCTTTGAATGCTGCGATTGAAGCGGCGCGTGCGGGAGAACACGGCAGAGGATTCGCTGTGGTGGCTGATGAAGTGCGACAACTTGCAGAAAGGACGCAAAAGTCTCTTAACGAGATTGACGCAATTATCAATACAATCGTGCAGTCTATCAGCGGAGTAAGTAGTCAAATTACACAAAATGCAAAAAGCTTTTATCATATTGTAGAAGAATCACAAAGTATTCAAGAAACAATTTCCTCTGTGGTAGAAAAAATCAAAATTATCAGCACTCTAGCGCAAGAAACGATTGACAGCTCTTCAGTGCTAAGTAAGGATACTGAAATGCTTTTAGAAAACAATAAAACGCTTAATCAAAATCTTCAAGGAATCGCAAGTGAGATGAATAGAATCTCATCAGTTTCTAATGAGTTAGAAAGCCGAGCGGTAGAAATGGAGAATAAAATTAATGAATTTAGGTTCTAA
- the hsrA gene encoding homeostatic response regulator transcription factor HsrA — protein MRILIVEDEISLNKTITEGLNEFNYQTDVAENLKDGEYYISIRNYDLVLADWMLPDGSGLEIINQVKNKSPRTAVVIISARDDAESEVEALRAGADDFLAKPFDFNVLVARIEARLRFGGTNLIEIEDLVINPDEEKITYKNQEIELKGKPFEVLTHLARHRDQIVSKEQLLDAIWEEPELVTPNVIEVAINQIRQKMDKPLNIATIETVRRRGYRFCYPKGV, from the coding sequence ATGCGAATTTTAATCGTTGAAGATGAAATCAGTCTTAATAAGACAATCACAGAAGGTTTGAATGAATTTAATTATCAAACCGATGTGGCAGAAAATTTAAAAGACGGAGAATATTATATCAGCATTCGTAATTATGATTTAGTGCTTGCAGATTGGATGTTGCCTGATGGTAGCGGACTTGAAATTATTAATCAGGTAAAAAATAAATCCCCACGCACTGCTGTTGTAATTATTTCTGCACGTGATGATGCAGAAAGTGAAGTGGAAGCACTACGAGCCGGAGCAGATGATTTTTTGGCTAAACCTTTCGATTTTAATGTATTGGTTGCAAGAATTGAAGCTCGTTTGCGTTTTGGTGGAACAAATTTAATTGAAATTGAAGACTTAGTGATTAATCCTGATGAAGAAAAAATAACTTATAAAAATCAAGAGATTGAACTAAAAGGCAAACCTTTTGAAGTGCTAACACATCTTGCGCGTCATCGCGACCAAATTGTTTCAAAAGAGCAGTTGTTAGATGCTATTTGGGAAGAGCCAGAGCTTGTAACTCCTAATGTTATTGAAGTCGCGATTAATCAAATCCGTCAAAAAATGGACAAACCGCTTAATATTGCTACGATTGAAACAGTAAGACGAAGAGGTTACAGATTTTGCTATCCAAAAGGAGTATAA
- the lolA gene encoding LolA-like outer membrane lipoprotein chaperone, translating into MYKLFQFYLEILFKSGIVMLFFATFANAQSLKEIQSFSADFTQTLYSFEENAQNQIVYKGKIQALAPASVRWSYTSPIPKEIFIQEGTMIIYEPKLKQAIFTRLQENMNLLYLLQNAQKITENHYEAVILKQKYDLYLENGIPKQISFKDSLNNKIEILFENIKVNSTIESHIFDFQPKSEIDIIYN; encoded by the coding sequence ATGTATAAATTGTTTCAATTTTACCTTGAGATTCTATTTAAAAGCGGAATCGTAATGCTGTTTTTCGCAACTTTTGCAAATGCGCAATCCTTGAAAGAAATCCAATCTTTTAGCGCGGATTTTACACAAACTTTGTATTCCTTTGAAGAGAATGCACAAAATCAAATTGTCTATAAAGGCAAAATCCAAGCACTTGCACCTGCAAGTGTGCGGTGGAGTTATACTAGCCCGATTCCTAAAGAGATTTTTATCCAAGAGGGAACAATGATTATCTATGAGCCGAAGTTAAAACAAGCAATTTTTACGCGACTACAAGAAAATATGAATTTGCTTTATTTACTGCAAAATGCGCAAAAAATTACAGAAAATCACTACGAGGCAGTGATTTTGAAGCAAAAATATGATTTATATTTGGAGAATGGAATCCCAAAACAAATTAGTTTCAAGGATTCTTTAAACAATAAAATTGAAATTTTATTTGAGAATATCAAAGTCAATTCCACAATAGAATCTCATATTTTTGACTTTCAACCAAAAAGTGAAATAGATATTATTTATAATTAA
- a CDS encoding lipopolysaccharide core heptose(II) kinase RfaY produces the protein MIFSKTISGYQVYLKENKAIYENIFNDYLNDCLKIIQVFKNTKESQVFLIASSGGGGD, from the coding sequence ATGATTTTTAGCAAGACAATTAGCGGTTACCAAGTTTATCTTAAAGAGAACAAAGCAATTTATGAAAATATTTTTAACGATTATTTAAACGATTGCCTAAAGATTATCCAAGTTTTTAAAAATACTAAAGAATCGCAGGTATTTTTGATTGCTTCTAGCGGGGGGGGGGGGGATTAA